In Setaria viridis chromosome 5, Setaria_viridis_v4.0, whole genome shotgun sequence, the genomic stretch ATGGATAAAATGAGAAACTTTTCAGAATATCGAGTGTGATGAGGTACCAAGTTTTGAAAGACATAAATGATGTGTTCATGCTTTCAAAATGCAAGCACCAAGTTAATGACATGGGTTTGTTGCTGCCTGCAGCAGCTAATATGTTCATGTAAACAAGATTTTGTGTGCATAGATTGCAATTAATTCAGTCTCATAGTACTTTGTTAATGTTTTCGCTGactaaaaaaaatctccattGTGGTTAGAGTCAATTGGAGCAAGAGATGCTATCGGGACTCGGGAGCAAGAGAGCGATGCTGTCAAGAGACTGGAGGCATACATACATGAGATGGATTATTTTATGGGATGTGCGAATTTATGTTGAAAAGGAATATAAGATTCATGTTTTCTGTAGTTTTTAGTATTCAAAcaataaaataagtttaatcCATGCTCTATTTTGCTTCTGGTTATGTTACTTGGCAAATTGTACCATATTGTTATTTAAATGTTGATAGAATTTTTGAATCTGATGCCTCCATCtgatttaggccttgtttagttccccctttttcccaactttggcactatgcaaaaagaagattccccatcacatcaaacttgcggtacatgcatggagtactaaatgtagacgaaattaaaaattaattgcacagttttgttgtactttgcgagacgaatcttttgagcctaattagtcaatgtttggacaataattcacaaatacaaacaaaatgctacggttgcgtatttatggcaaaatgcaaactttgccactcctaatttggaaactaaacaaggccttactCGACAGATGATCCACTATATTTGGGTAAACTCGCGTCAGGCATGTAAATAATATGGACCAAAGATATTCTAGAATAAAAGGTACATGTACATTGGATTTGGAGTGCCATAAAGTACCTGCACATAGTTTCAGTGGTTCATCCTCATGAACACagcagcaaaaaagaaaaaaaaaactaagactCGATTAGACGATATATGGACTGCATACCTAGAAAATTACTAAGAgcgttttaaaaaaaaagaaaatttactAAGGATTTGTAACGCAATATCACAGCAGCGTCTGAACGTACGCTTAGGGAAATCTGAACTGTAACATCGATGTGTCGATGGTGTCGTCAGGGTCGGTGTGGTTTGCGAGGCCGTCGGAATAATCGATGCTATGGCTCGGTGGTGCTTGCTCGGTCGAAGAGGCCGGAGGCGGATCCAGCAAACGGCGCCCCACCCTCATTCGGCCGCTCCAACCCTTGCACCGCCTCTTGCCGCCACCTTGTCGGCTTCCTCCGTGCTCGCGAGGATCTGCCCTGCCGGCTAGTTGCCACTGCTCACGCTAGCCCGCGCGAGCCCATCCCCTATTGGTCGCCGCTCGTGCGAGTAAGCTCGCCGTCGCTCACGAGGtctgccctgccgccgccgccaataCGCGAGAGGAAGATAAGATGAGATGAGAAAGAAATGAAGAATCAAGAACGAAAATGGAGGAACGAAAAGTGATATCATAACTTATAACTATATTACGATGACACCCCTCGTGATCTTTCCTataatacccttatactacATATACTACTCCACTATACTACTCATACCACACGTGAGGGTTTTAGTAGTACACAATTAATCTGGACCATCGGATTactagtccttttcgaacactagtatatgctagtattgtgcaccgtaaaagacCTCAACCCATCTATGTACATTGGCAACATCGGTCTTTGGAGGCATCCTCTTCCAAACAATTGCCTGAGGGAAGGTGATGCACCAAAGCAGGGTCCCCAgggaagaactgaagaagatCATGGGATAGAATTCTTTTATCTGGACTTGGGTGGCACTTGGTGTTCTGTTGTTCAAGAGAAGCTGGAGAATTGCTTACTTCCAACTCCCCGACAAGCTGTACGACAAAGTTTATGTGCTAGTTGCTACTACATGGGCAAGACAACCTCAAATCGATTACGATGAAGCTGCTGCGATGGTTGGTTCTTTGACTAAATTTAGCCAAGGTATGCATGAATAAATGGAAGTGGAGAGAAGTCTGTTCGGTGcttggcccttgtttacttgggaagttgggaggtgccaaattggcattttgccataaatgcaacactgtagcgtttcgtttgtatttgtgaattattgtccaaatattgactaattaggctcaaaagattcgtctcgtaaagtacaacaaaactgtgcaattagtttttaatttcgtctacatttagtactccatgcatgtaccgcaagtttgatgtgatagggaatcttctttttgcatagtgtcaaagttgggagttttgtgggaagtaaacaagagcTTGGACTTCTGTTACTATTACATAATTCTGGTTTCCTTTTTGTCACTGTTATAAGTCCTGTGCCGATCCACATTCTTTGGGGATAGGAGTTGTAATATTAACTAATGAGATGGCGAATGGTATATTTTCTTAAGCAGCTACCAAGAACCTGAATGCCAACATGGCACAACGTAGATGCATTACTATGTATATAGGCGTGCAGTAGTTGCCAATTATTGCCGCCATCCCATGTAAAAACTTCGGCAATAATACATTACTAGTAGTTGTAGTTGGAGCAAGTGTTGTGCGTGGAAGGGATGCATTACAGAACGTTCTATACTCTTGCGCTCCTGCTCCATTTCTTACTGGTAAAATCTTTTGGCTCTGATACACGCAGCGTATCTTCACTTTGGTTTCTGCTTGCTTTGTGCTGTGCTTAGAATTAGTTTCTCTAGTAAACTATTACTATGTTAAAGTCAGTGGTGGGTGTAGAGTCCGCCTACACGGCGAACATACCACTAATATCAAGCCCTGGTGTATGTTTGTTTATACCAAGGGTTCCTGAATCCTGAGCGGGAGAGCAGAGGAGCGGATCTGCCTTCTACGCGCTACGGTTGCCGTCCCTCCCTACCAGGGGTGCACcgcgctccggccgccggcagcggcacgtcgtccttcctcgccgtcgcctgGCGGCGTTGGGATCGCCGAGAGAAAGCCTAAACGTCATTTAGGTAGTTCTCGTTTCTGGACTGGGCCTGTGGACGTTGGTTCCACATTAGGGCTAAAAGGCCCAGTAGGCCTTCTACCATTCGATTACTTGCACAGGTTGCATCAAATGAAGTGAACTGAGTGTAGTGTAGCTCAGTTCTTATGGTGGAACCTGTCCACCAGAGTTCGAGTCTTCGACTCAGCGCCGGTGCTTGCATTTCAGAGGCACCAGTGGTAACTTCCTCAATCTCGAGGATCTGCCGACTTAGTCtctcggaggtgctcatagagGTAGGGTTGCGTGCATATATTTGTAGAGGGCGAGCGTACGTGCGTGTTGTGAGTGTATGCGTCTGTACtatgtttcgaaaaaaaaaagtttgcatcAAATGACTGTATATTGAGCTCATGTGATGTCAGTTATTGAAGTCAAGCAATGGGATCTTGACTGTGATTGTAGAATGGCTCCTACCAATCTTTTGATAAATAGTTTTACTTCAACAATTTTGTTCCATCGATATTTTGGCATACTATGCACAGAGTGGACATGCTGATTCAAGTAAAAGATCATAAAGTATGTATGAATCGGTCAAGCAAACATTATTTTTAGGATCAGAAATTTGATAGCcgtaataaaaaaaaattagcttcGGAAGGTTGGTGACATCAATTAGGAGCAGCATCAATtccaattttattttctatcCATCAGTTAAAATTGGCAATTCTTCACCTGCTCTAATTGTTAACCAAACAGAAAAATATGTTCAAACATTTCAAATACATAAGAGAAGATTATGtctccttattatgctcaagaGTCAAGAGCAGAGTTATTGCCTCAAACACTTGTTAATTTGTTGGTTACCATGTGTTCAACTTAGTTTACAGTGTCAGAAAATTGATTGCTAGTTTTTCACTTCATTCGGTGACAAACTGACAACTACATTCGCAGTTGGTGTCTTGCCACCAGGCTTGAAGGCAACTTTATGCATTTGTTACTCACACACAAGCCCAGCATGTAAAATTGCAATCAACACAATACTCGAATTTTGTAATTTTTCAGTATTGTTGACAAGTTACAGGACACTGCTGCAAACGTACAAGGTGTCTggtgttagagcaactccaagagtatcctaaaaaattcttcctcaaaattatatattgggggttctcctaaaaaaaatttcccccaaaaacatatcactccacagcagatcgctaataaatagcccccaatatttcaaacacgggccacgtcatcgtattgggcccatcggaagggacacgcgggcgtgcgggaatcaggattgggggaggaacaccaacgctaaaatatacgcggtggcaggctgttttttagcgtcgctaaaaaattggggaaggtttaggtggattgttggagttcattttttctctcttttttcctaaaaaaggtattgggggtaagattagcagtctcttggagttgctcttagccaTGAACTAAGTACATGTACATCATTACATACGCAATCACTTGTGCGAAGAGCTAGTTAATAAACAAAAACCAACGAGCTGTCGCGGGCATCGGCAGCGATTCAGAAACTCCGGCATCAAGTTCCTGTGTGTCAGAAAGCAACCTCCGATCTGCCTCTGCATCTTCTCTTGAAGCCATCAGCCTCCACGTGTCTTTGATACTCCTCATCGgccgtcctcttcctcctcccatggCATCCGTCGTGGtagccggccggcgccgggacATCCGTGTAGCCGCCACCGTAAGGCACGCCGTAGTGCAGGTAAGGACCACATGCCCACGGCGTCGCACCGAAGAAAGGATCGTAGCACGCCGGCGGGCCGAACGGGTTCCCGTAACCGTATTGCTCGGGGtagccggcggcgggctccCCGATTCCtgccgacgacgccgccgcagTCTGCTTCGTTCTTGGCTCACGCGCCGCCGTAGCCGCCGCGCTCGTCGACGTTGATGAAGCGCTCCCGTCGCTGCGCTCCGAGCAGGCGGTCGCCGTGACGTGCCTCCGGCTCTCCTGCGAGGCGGTCGCACCCGGCGACGGCGTGGGCTCCGCGTTGCTGCCGGCCGAGCTCTTCCGGTTATTGTCTGCGCCGCCCGATCCGCTTCCTGCGGGCCTCGCCGTCGCAAGGAGCTTGGCGATGGTGGCGCGCAGCGTCAGGTTGGGGATCAGGTCGTCGGCGCGAGACCGCGCGCCGCACACGCACGTGGACCCGGCGGCGATCCGGCCCCTGATGCAGGCGTCGCAGAAGCTGCCAAAGCAGCACCTGGAGGCCACCACCGCGTCCGCCATCACCTTGCTGCAGATCTTGCAGTGGAGCTCCGGTGGGACTCCGTCGTCGGGGGTCGTGGACACCGGCGGCGGAGTAGGCAGCAGACTGGTGCTGGACATGGATGGCGCCTGAGCTCTGATGTCGTATCTCGGATCGCCGTTAGTGGGACAATGCTGGATGAAGTGCCCCGGGACGCGGCACCTGTGGCACACGTAcccagccggcggcgccgcccttcCCTCGAGCGTGCCACGGTGGCCGTAGCGGCGCGCTCCTTGATACCGGCGCTGATCTCCCCACTCGAGCCGCGCGGCATCGATGACGGCGTCGATGGCCCTGgcttcctcgtcgtcctcggcgcTCGAACTCGATGACACGGTCGACGATGATGCGCCGCCATCAGCAGGTGCCGTCGGtttgcgcggcggcgggggtgaggCGGCGACCGTGATGGCCTCGGCGAGGGGCCCGGCGACCCGGCGCACCAGCACGGTCGAGCCGCGGGGGACGAGCGCGGTGCCGTCGGCGTACTCGTCGCCGGTCCGCGGGTCGGAGAGCGCGACGCCCTCCCTCGGCCCGCGGCCGCGCGTCCGGCTGTGGCTGTGGCGGGCGGTCCCCAGGATCAGCCCCTTGAGCTCGGCGACGGAGACGAAGGGCGCCTGCACGGGGACGGAGAACGTCTGCACGCCGCTCTTGTAGCGGCAGTACACGGCCATCTTTGGTCCGAGCGGCGGTGCGGCGCCGGTGGGCTTTGGGGATGGCGGAAGGGAGTGAGTTTGAGGCGAGGAGGCCGGGATTGACGAGCATTCCAGTATAGGAATAACGCTCGACGGCGAACATCGAGTCGGAGCGGAACCCAAACGCGGCAAATTCGGAGCTCGGCGGCGAACACCGAGTCGGATACGAAACGCGGCAAAGTCGGAGCAATGATGTTTCCGATTGAACATTGGTAAACGTCCTGATCGAGCGAGGAGGCCCTCCCTTTCTGCTGCCGGAGCTTCTAGAAACAGATCGAGCCGCCGTCGACGGCCATCTCTGCAGCCAGCACGGTCGCCGTTGATACGTACTCCGGGCTCTGCAGAAAGGAGCGAAAGAAAGCGATGCGTAGTACGTTCGTAATCTTGCTGCGCGATCGCATCGAAATTAGTTACTGTTTAGAACACCCAAGTTtatcgccgccgcctgcggcgTGGAGATTATCGTCAAGTGGTCATACAACTTACACAGTCACGCtatcgccgccgtcgtctcgcACCTGCACCACGGCGCCGGCCTTCGTCAACGGGGAGACTACTGCGGCCGACGCAGCTAGTTCACAGTGAGCAGTTTCCGAGGGGCGTTGCTCAGGACTCAACCTCTGCATTGCAATGGCCTCATCCTCACTTCTATGAGAGAATCCATGTTCCATTGTTCCTGCCCAAGGGCAGTCATAATAATGAGAAGCAACATAGTGTTGGGTTTGGATCCATCATCCATGTGGTAAAAGTACAAAGTAGTGAGATTCTTCTACCAAAGCGAAACATGGCGCATCTGAATCCATAAGCAGGTTCGAGGTTTTCATCTACTGGAGGGTTGCTTTGCCGCTTGATTCCAATGGAACCCAA encodes the following:
- the LOC117856154 gene encoding E3 ubiquitin ligase PQT3-like encodes the protein MAVYCRYKSGVQTFSVPVQAPFVSVAELKGLILGTARHSHSRTRGRGPREGVALSDPRTGDEYADGTALVPRGSTVLVRRVAGPLAEAITVAASPPPPRKPTAPADGGASSSTVSSSSSAEDDEEARAIDAVIDAARLEWGDQRRYQGARRYGHRGTLEGRAAPPAGYVCHRCRVPGHFIQHCPTNGDPRYDIRAQAPSMSSTSLLPTPPPVSTTPDDGVPPELHCKICSKVMADAVVASRCCFGSFCDACIRGRIAAGSTCVCGARSRADDLIPNLTLRATIAKLLATARPAGSGSGGADNNRKSSAGSNAEPTPSPGATASQESRRHVTATACSERSDGSASSTSTSAAATAAREPRTKQTAAASSAGIGEPAAGYPEQYGYGNPFGPPACYDPFFGATPWACGPYLHYGVPYGGGYTDVPAPAGYHDGCHGRRKRTADEEYQRHVEADGFKRRCRGRSEVAF